A genome region from Baekduia alba includes the following:
- a CDS encoding amidohydrolase family protein: MSTMNDVQPHAPHPVYRGPVIDAHAHFDAGTVREAESVLGAPDLPDRLLNFWDLTWPPPAFDAWQATWARQRADGMSLLHMPDISGVGRPGFADAVVAGIAQARALGAVGVKMWKNLGLHLHDADGALLTVDDRRLDPLWAAAAEHGLPVAIHIGDPPAFFAPLDEDNERLGELRRRPEYWFGDRTRFPPLAEVQAAFERVVARHPATTFVGLHFGCFMPLESVARMLEQYPNYCVDTATRTFDLGREGFRDAALEIFARWPDRIIFGTDLIRTGVYDLPDTRGTEQDPAAYYQHHWLFFETTDELAAPFAFLPETWVLRGLGLDENQLRALYYDNARRVFGLPA, translated from the coding sequence ATGTCCACCATGAACGACGTCCAGCCGCACGCACCGCACCCGGTCTACCGCGGTCCGGTCATCGACGCGCACGCGCACTTCGACGCGGGCACCGTCCGCGAGGCTGAGAGCGTGCTCGGCGCGCCCGACCTGCCCGACCGGCTCCTCAACTTCTGGGACCTCACGTGGCCGCCGCCGGCGTTCGATGCCTGGCAGGCGACGTGGGCGCGCCAGCGCGCCGATGGCATGTCGCTGCTGCACATGCCCGACATCTCCGGCGTGGGCCGGCCGGGGTTCGCCGACGCGGTGGTCGCGGGCATCGCCCAGGCGCGTGCGCTCGGCGCCGTCGGGGTCAAGATGTGGAAGAACCTCGGCCTGCACCTGCACGACGCCGACGGCGCGCTGCTGACCGTCGACGATCGCCGCCTGGACCCGCTGTGGGCGGCGGCGGCTGAGCACGGGCTGCCCGTGGCCATCCACATCGGCGACCCGCCGGCGTTCTTCGCACCGCTGGACGAGGACAACGAGCGTCTCGGCGAGCTGCGCCGACGGCCCGAGTACTGGTTCGGAGACCGGACGCGGTTCCCGCCGCTGGCCGAGGTGCAGGCGGCGTTCGAGCGGGTCGTCGCGCGCCATCCGGCGACGACGTTCGTCGGCCTGCACTTCGGCTGCTTCATGCCGCTGGAGAGCGTGGCGCGGATGCTGGAGCAGTACCCCAACTACTGCGTGGACACCGCCACGCGGACGTTCGACCTGGGCCGTGAGGGGTTCCGCGACGCGGCGCTGGAGATCTTCGCGCGCTGGCCCGACCGGATCATCTTCGGCACCGACCTGATCCGCACCGGCGTCTACGACCTGCCCGACACGCGGGGGACCGAGCAGGACCCGGCCGCGTACTACCAGCACCACTGGCTGTTCTTCGAGACGACCGACGAGCTCGCGGCGCCGTTCGCGTTCCTGCCGGAGACGTGGGTGCTGCGCGGGCTCGGGCTGGACGAGAACCAGCTGCGGGCGTTGTACTACGACAACGCCCGGCGCGTCTTCGGCCTGCCGGCGTAA
- a CDS encoding ABC transporter permease has translation MEPLSEQVVQERGARSGPPAPAPAPRPNVLAGRSPLGLALSAVRAGPLFILLTVTVAMALLSPFFLTERNLQNLGAQSSIIAALAIGQLLVIVVRGIDISVGSTVALSGVLGATVAATAWGSSGLVVILTMLLVGLAVGTLNALLIVKGRLVQPLIVTVATLGIVRGLALVITNGETKLGMPPAVVDIGNGFVGPIPASVVVVGFLAVIAYIFMSRTQWGRWLYAVGGNPEAAKRLGVSSDRVVMSAYVICGLTAAIGGVIVAGRTNAGSPNAGNLMELDAITAVVIGGASLAGGRGSVGNVLAGALILGIIRNGLDLQDVNPFWQNVAIGCIVLVALELDVLRRALEERMRVRGSVTRRGAGAAGEEAAR, from the coding sequence ATGGAGCCGCTGTCCGAGCAGGTCGTCCAGGAGCGCGGCGCGCGCTCCGGCCCGCCGGCGCCCGCGCCCGCACCCCGGCCGAACGTGCTCGCCGGCCGGTCGCCGCTGGGCCTGGCGCTCAGCGCCGTCCGCGCGGGACCGCTGTTCATCCTGCTGACCGTCACGGTCGCGATGGCGCTGTTGTCACCGTTCTTCCTGACCGAGCGCAACCTCCAGAACCTCGGCGCGCAGAGCTCGATCATCGCGGCGCTGGCGATCGGTCAGCTGCTGGTCATCGTCGTCCGCGGGATCGACATCTCGGTCGGCTCCACCGTCGCGCTCAGCGGCGTCCTGGGCGCGACCGTCGCCGCCACCGCCTGGGGCAGCAGCGGCCTGGTCGTGATCCTGACGATGCTGCTCGTCGGCCTCGCGGTCGGCACGCTCAACGCGCTGCTGATCGTCAAGGGGCGGCTCGTGCAGCCGCTGATCGTCACGGTCGCGACGCTGGGGATCGTGCGCGGCCTGGCGTTGGTCATCACCAACGGCGAGACCAAGCTCGGGATGCCGCCGGCCGTCGTCGACATCGGCAACGGCTTCGTCGGGCCGATCCCCGCGTCGGTCGTGGTCGTCGGCTTCCTGGCAGTCATCGCCTACATCTTCATGTCGCGCACCCAGTGGGGCCGCTGGCTCTACGCCGTCGGCGGCAATCCGGAGGCCGCCAAGCGCCTCGGCGTCTCCTCCGACCGCGTCGTCATGTCGGCCTACGTCATCTGCGGCCTGACCGCGGCGATCGGCGGGGTGATCGTCGCCGGCCGCACCAACGCGGGCAGTCCGAACGCGGGCAACCTGATGGAGCTCGACGCGATCACCGCCGTCGTCATCGGCGGCGCCAGCCTCGCCGGCGGCCGCGGGTCGGTCGGCAACGTCCTGGCTGGGGCGCTCATCCTCGGGATCATCCGCAACGGCCTCGACCTCCAGGACGTCAACCCGTTCTGGCAGAACGTCGCGATCGGCTGCATCGTCCTGGTCGCGCTCGAGCTCGACGTCCTGCGCCGCGCGCTGGAAGAGCGCATGCGGGTGCGCGGCAGCGTGACCAGACGCGGCGCCGGCGCCGCGGGCGAGGAGGCAGCGCGATGA
- a CDS encoding sugar ABC transporter substrate-binding protein, with the protein MKVRAGLAAMVACMLVAVGCGSSSDDTSKDGSSGGASSTKKVKVYMLLPSLESDAYVRERKGALTAAQRLPNAEVTVDAGSARGEATNLIAKIESAVTKGYNVIAINPGAVGGQVAPALSQALAQGTKVVSFDQNVPGLDDLTAYVGYDGYKAGLLRGQWLKEAMPAGGKVGLIDCFKENPLTASINKGQRAGIAGSKLQVVSELEAQCDRAKARTATENMLTAHPDMKAILAGTDIAAVAGLPAVKAFGKPLVVVGGDGQDDAVGVITSGGPIKATTLFPFEELGGEAIRTAVEAGSGKAVRKQVLVEPTLITKDNVAEIKAKVAAAAGA; encoded by the coding sequence ATGAAGGTCCGTGCCGGGCTCGCGGCGATGGTCGCGTGCATGCTGGTCGCTGTCGGCTGCGGAAGCAGCAGTGACGACACGTCCAAGGACGGGTCGAGCGGAGGGGCGAGCTCGACCAAGAAGGTGAAGGTCTACATGTTGCTGCCGTCGCTGGAGTCCGACGCGTACGTGCGAGAGCGCAAGGGCGCGCTGACCGCCGCCCAGCGGCTGCCCAACGCCGAGGTCACCGTCGACGCGGGCTCGGCCCGTGGCGAGGCCACCAACCTGATCGCGAAGATCGAGTCGGCGGTCACCAAGGGCTACAACGTGATCGCGATCAACCCGGGCGCCGTCGGCGGCCAGGTCGCGCCGGCGTTGAGCCAGGCGCTGGCGCAGGGCACCAAGGTGGTGTCCTTCGACCAGAACGTGCCGGGCCTGGACGACCTGACCGCCTACGTCGGCTACGACGGCTACAAGGCCGGGCTCCTGCGCGGCCAGTGGCTGAAGGAGGCCATGCCCGCGGGCGGGAAGGTCGGGCTGATCGACTGCTTCAAGGAGAACCCGCTGACGGCGTCGATCAACAAGGGCCAGCGGGCGGGCATCGCCGGCAGCAAGCTGCAGGTCGTGTCCGAGCTGGAGGCGCAGTGCGACCGCGCCAAGGCGCGCACCGCGACTGAGAACATGCTCACGGCGCATCCCGACATGAAGGCCATCCTCGCGGGCACCGACATCGCCGCCGTCGCCGGCCTCCCGGCGGTCAAGGCGTTCGGCAAGCCGCTGGTCGTCGTCGGCGGTGACGGCCAGGACGACGCCGTGGGCGTCATCACCAGCGGCGGGCCGATCAAGGCCACCACCCTGTTCCCGTTCGAGGAGCTGGGCGGTGAGGCGATCCGCACGGCCGTGGAGGCCGGGAGTGGCAAGGCGGTGCGGAAGCAGGTGCTCGTCGAGCCGACGCTGATCACCAAGGACAACGTCGCCGAGATCAAGGCCAAGGTCGCGGCGGCCGCCGGCGCGTAG
- a CDS encoding Lrp/AsnC family transcriptional regulator: MLEIIGGTLCVRQGSSPNCVESTVTDDIDFRILDELIRNGRLSFASLGEAVGLSPHGAADRVRRLERAGVITGYTATVDLPKVGRGLDAFIDVRLLPATVPEKFEQFCTALPAVQELAFVTGRFDYHVRVACRDADDLDATVRAIRRKGGAAQTETRIVLRATAHGQTVR, translated from the coding sequence ATGCTGGAGATCATCGGCGGTACGCTGTGCGTGCGACAAGGTTCTTCGCCAAATTGTGTGGAATCCACGGTGACTGACGACATCGACTTCCGAATCCTCGACGAACTCATCCGAAACGGAAGGCTCTCGTTCGCCAGCCTGGGCGAGGCCGTGGGCCTGAGCCCGCACGGCGCCGCCGATCGCGTGCGCCGGCTCGAGCGCGCGGGCGTCATCACGGGCTACACCGCGACGGTCGACCTGCCGAAGGTCGGCCGCGGCCTCGACGCGTTCATCGACGTGCGCCTCCTCCCCGCCACCGTGCCGGAGAAGTTCGAGCAGTTCTGCACCGCCTTGCCCGCCGTCCAGGAGCTGGCGTTCGTCACCGGGCGCTTCGACTACCACGTGCGCGTCGCCTGCCGCGACGCCGACGACCTCGACGCGACCGTCCGCGCCATCCGCCGCAAGGGCGGCGCCGCGCAGACCGAGACGCGCATCGTCCTGCGCGCGACCGCCCACGGCCAGACCGTGCGCTGA
- a CDS encoding ATP-binding cassette domain-containing protein, which translates to MSRVDERSTPVLEVRGARKSFGAVQALAGADLVVRAGEVVALLGDNGAGKSTLIKAMTGVHRIDEGEILVDGEPVTFRSPADSRALGIETVYQDLAVFDNLAARANFFVGRERTRPRWMGRLGFLREGDMTREWEQHIEDLRVVIPDPEQPLGVMSGGQRQAIAVARAAAFADRVLILDEPTAALGVRESRQVLDLVKRLPERGIAVVLISHNLEHVMEVADRAVVLRRGRNVGEERPTPENHERIVSLIVGAQYA; encoded by the coding sequence ATGAGCCGGGTCGACGAGCGCAGCACGCCGGTGCTGGAGGTGCGCGGCGCACGCAAGAGCTTCGGCGCCGTGCAGGCGCTGGCGGGCGCCGACCTGGTGGTCCGGGCCGGTGAGGTCGTGGCGCTGCTGGGCGACAACGGCGCCGGCAAGTCGACGCTGATCAAGGCGATGACCGGCGTGCACCGCATCGACGAGGGCGAGATCCTCGTCGACGGCGAGCCGGTCACGTTCCGCTCGCCGGCCGACAGCCGCGCGCTGGGAATCGAGACCGTGTACCAGGACCTCGCCGTGTTCGACAACCTCGCCGCGCGGGCCAACTTCTTCGTCGGTCGCGAGCGCACGCGCCCGCGCTGGATGGGGCGCCTGGGCTTCCTGCGCGAGGGCGACATGACGCGCGAGTGGGAGCAGCACATCGAGGACCTGCGCGTCGTGATCCCCGACCCGGAGCAGCCGCTGGGCGTGATGTCCGGAGGCCAGCGCCAGGCGATCGCCGTCGCGCGCGCCGCGGCGTTCGCCGACCGGGTCCTGATCTTGGACGAGCCCACCGCCGCACTCGGGGTCCGCGAGTCGCGGCAGGTGCTGGATCTCGTCAAGCGCCTTCCGGAACGGGGCATCGCGGTCGTGCTCATCTCGCACAACCTGGAGCACGTGATGGAGGTGGCCGATCGCGCGGTCGTGCTGCGGCGCGGGCGCAACGTCGGCGAGGAGCGACCGACCCCGGAGAACCACGAGCGGATCGTGTCGCTGATCGTCGGCGCGCAGTACGCGTAG